The proteins below are encoded in one region of Candidatus Manganitrophaceae bacterium:
- a CDS encoding DUF2786 domain-containing protein codes for MDNLNNPLKMTWIRQLKEDWKLANYSYFRDKMRLPDLSLSSSEGVLGQWKGGCYRSLSISMILIHTHRWEYVQEVLYHEMAHQYVEEVLGVLEERPHGEAFKRVCLEHGIDPSATGRVQSWVSKREKLSIASSDKHNIINKVNKLLALAQSTNVHEAGSAMAKAQDLLLKHNLSLLEMRTEIKYTHKQIGRVERRNPILSIISAILSRFFFVEAIWTFGYDAHEDRSGRVLEICGTPENVEMAEYVYHYLQNTSELKWTAHKKQEQINKNRHRRTFIYGLLDGFYKKLEGREIENRSKDLVWKGDPQLKAFTHRRNPRLVRSSSRYSRSCKDAYRSGVIQGNHLVISKGIPERRKGEVILLVSHI; via the coding sequence ATGGATAATCTAAACAACCCCCTTAAAATGACCTGGATCAGGCAATTAAAAGAAGACTGGAAGTTGGCCAATTACAGTTATTTTAGAGACAAAATGCGTCTTCCAGACCTTTCCCTCTCCTCTTCAGAAGGGGTTTTAGGGCAGTGGAAAGGCGGTTGCTACAGGTCACTTTCAATCAGCATGATTTTAATTCATACGCACAGATGGGAATATGTTCAGGAAGTCCTCTATCATGAAATGGCACATCAGTATGTCGAGGAAGTTTTAGGGGTTTTAGAGGAAAGGCCTCATGGAGAGGCCTTCAAGAGAGTTTGCCTGGAACATGGGATTGATCCCTCTGCGACAGGCCGCGTGCAATCATGGGTGTCAAAACGCGAAAAGTTGTCCATCGCAAGTTCAGACAAACACAATATAATCAACAAGGTCAACAAGCTGCTGGCCCTGGCTCAAAGTACGAATGTGCATGAGGCCGGGAGTGCCATGGCGAAGGCCCAGGACTTGTTGTTAAAACACAACTTGTCTTTATTGGAAATGCGAACTGAGATAAAATATACACACAAGCAAATCGGTCGCGTGGAAAGGAGGAATCCAATTCTCTCTATCATCAGCGCGATTCTTTCCCGATTCTTTTTCGTTGAAGCAATCTGGACCTTTGGGTATGACGCCCATGAAGATCGGAGCGGTCGGGTCCTGGAGATATGCGGAACCCCGGAAAATGTTGAGATGGCAGAATATGTGTATCATTATCTGCAAAATACTTCTGAGCTGAAATGGACAGCACATAAAAAGCAAGAACAAATAAATAAAAACAGGCATAGAAGGACCTTTATTTACGGGCTTCTGGATGGATTTTACAAGAAGCTAGAGGGGCGTGAGATTGAAAACAGATCGAAGGATCTGGTCTGGAAAGGGGACCCGCAGCTCAAGGCCTTCACCCACAGAAGGAACCCGCGCCTGGTTCGTTCCTCCTCCAGATATTCAAGAAGCTGTAAGGACGCCTATCGTTCCGGAGTCATTCAGGGGAACCATCTGGTCATAAGCAAGGGGATTCCTGAAAGGAGGAAAGGGGAAGTGATACTTCTAGTTTCCCATATTTGA